GATCAGATCCTCAAAATCGAGCTGGCTTCGCTGCTTTTTCAGATCCTCGAAATCGCCGATCAGTCTCTCAGCCAGAACAAGCGCGCATTTCGTCGCCTCCAGCATTCGCACCAGACGATAGCGGTTGCGACAGGCCACGACATGGTCCCGCGCAAGCGTCAGCGCGTCGACGAGATCGGGTGCGGATTTCTGCATGCCCTTGTTGATGACATAGGCATCGGATTTTTTCTCGCCCTTGGCTGTCAACAGCGCAGCTTCGATGAATTCCATGCGCCGCACGGAATCCGTCTGCCGTTTCGCTTCCCGCAGGGCATAAGCGACATCTATGACGCGCGATCCGCCCACTTCATCGGCAAGCGTCAGATAGGTATCGAGGGAAAGCCCCGAGAGACCGGGCAAGGGCCAGAATGCCGCCGCTGCCGTTTCTTCGGTTTCACCCGCGTCTATCTGCATTGCCTGCCGCAATTGGGCATCGATGCCATCAGCCTGTTTTGCATCGATCAAAAAGGCACGAAGGGCGCTGCGATTGGCGATGATGGCGGTGAGTAGCGATTCGAGCCCGCTTTCGTCCGCCAAATCAAGCACATAAGCGAGAGACTGCGCGAGATCGGTGTCTCCCTCCGTCGAAACCGCCGTTAAAAGCGACCGACGTGCCTCAGCCAGCAGGGTTGTTGCGGCGCGGTCATCAAGCACGGAGAAGTGGCCGGCGACATTGGCCTCCAGCGGGAACTGATGCAACAAGGCTTCGCAGAAGGCGTGGATCGTCTGGATCTTCAGCCCACCGGGCGTTTCCAGCGCCTTGGCGAACAGCCGCCGCGCTTCGGCCAGCTTGATGCGATCCGGCATCTTTCCTTCGATGGCAGCGACGCGATCCCCAAGATCGTTATCCGGCAACGTAGCCCATTCCGCCAGACGGTCGAAAACGCGGCTCGACATTTCGGACGCCGCTGCCTTGGTATAGGTGAGGCACAGAATTGCGGAGGGTCGGCACCCGGCCAGAAGTAGACGGATGACGCGCTGGGTCAGCACATGGGTCTTGCCGGAGCCGGCATTGGCCGAAACCCAGGCGGAACTTGCCGGATCGGAGGCGAGCCGCTGTCGGTCGCTCGTCCAGTCTATCCAGCTTTGCGGGGTGTCCGTGGCAGGCCCGTGATCGATAGGGTCAATCATCATCGCCGTCTCCCGGTTCTGCCGTCGACCATTCCGAAACGCGGGCGAGGTGGTCATATTCCCCACCGTAGGATTGTTGCTCCTCCGGCACCAGCCGCGAGGCAAAGCCGTTTTCGCCATCACGCAGCGAACGCACGAACTTGGCCAGCTGATCGATTGATTCGGTTGCCAGCTCAATTGCCGATTTCGGTGCTTTTTTGCCACCCCGGTTGGAGTGTTCGTTGTTAACCTGGTCGGCAAAAAAACGGGTACCCGGCCGCAGGCGCACATAGATAAGGTTTTCAGGTGTCTGCGAACCCGCCTCGCGGAAGGCGCCCCGCATCAGTGCTGCCGCTTCCAGCGCGAGCTGGGGGTCGAGCAGCGCGCGCGCCTGATTGACTGAAGGCGCAAGCCCCGTTTTGTAGTCGATAATATCCGCCTGACCGCCGGTCTTGATATCTATGCGGTCGGCGATGCCGGTCAGCCTTATTCCTGCCTCGGGGATTTCCTGTCCGGCACGCGCCTCGAAAAAGCTGCGGCGGATGGATGGATGTCGTTCTTTCTCCCAGTCGATGAAGGCGCGTGCCACCGCCTCGAATCGCGGGCGCCAGATGACATCGACATGTGCAGGAAGATCTTCCGCGTCGAAACTTTCATCCAGAATACGCTGCATGGCCTCGAGCGATGCCGGTGTGCCGGGAATATGCCCCTCGCGGGAATAGCGCTCGATGATTGCATGATAGAGCGTGCCACGGTCGGCGGCATTGGGATCGCGGTTGAAGCCATCAAGCGGGTTGAGCTTCAGGATACGCCGCGCGTAGATCGAATAGGGGTCACGGCGCAGCCTGCCCACTTCGCTGAAGGAATAGCTCTTCGGCTGCAAGTCGGCCGGCGGTTTGGGGGCAGGGCGCTTTGCTGCTTCCTGGTCGATGCTCGCATCCATCAGGGCTGCCCAGTGGCGATAGGTCTCGCCGCGCTTCTTCAGCTGGTCGGCAAAATCCTCGCCGCCGAGTGCCAGCAACCGTTGCAGCCAGCGTGATGCGACTGCGGGTGTCGAGCCCTGTCTGAGCGCGCGGCTGTAGAAAATCTGCCGTGTCCCGTTCGCCATCTCGAAATCGTGCGCCAGCTGGCCGATGCGCCGCTCCGGCGGTTCCAGACCGATGGCTGTCTTCATGTTGCGGGACAGAAACGGGTTGTTTGCCGTCTGGCCCGGCCAAAGCCCTTCATTGAGACCGCCGATCACGACAGTGTCGACGCTTTGCAGTCGTGCCTCAAGGGCACCGAAAATAAAAATGCGAGGATGGCGCATGGATCGCGGCTTGATCGATTCGCCAGCCACCAGTGCCGCGAAGATATCAGCCCATTGCGGACCATCCGCATCCAGGATTTCGCCGCTTTCCATCAATTCGCCAAACAGGCCGGAAAGCTTGTCGCCTGCCTCGCCGGACCAGAGAGTGGCAAGATCGTTGTTGTCATCCGCGCAGATGGCTTCGATCACCCGGCCCGTCCGCTCGGCCCAATCGGAAAGCGGCAATTTGTCCGTGAAAGACCGGCCTGAGCGGTCGCGACGAACGAATGCGCTGCCAAGCGGCTCTGTCGAAACGGCGATTCGGCGTGCCAGATCGCGCGCGGCGTCTACGCTTCCCTCGGGCAGTGCCAGCCTCCAGGCAGGCGGATGCCGGTCATCACGCTGCGCCGCCAGTTGCGCATCGAGAACCGCCTCCAGATTGCCGATTTCGGTTTCGACGCGGCCGCCTCTAAGTGCGATCAATTCCAGCGCCTTTGATGCTTTTGTATAAGCCTCCAGCGAAAGCCCGAAACGGCTGAGCGGATGTTTCAGAAGGGAAATGACCGGCACCGGATCTCCGGACCTGAGGATCGCTTCCAGTGCGAGTTGGGTCAGTCCGGCCTGCGGCGTGGCGGAAAGCGGCGTACCGGCGGAATCGTCGGCTTCGATACCGAAGCGCTGCAATTCCGTCGCCACGCGCCTGGCCAGTCCGCGATCGGGCGTGATCAGCGCGGCCTGAGACGGGCGGCCAGCGCCCGGCGCTTCAAGCGCCAGCCGCAGCGCCACCGCAATTGCGGTAGCCTCTTCGCGTTCGTTGGCAGCTTCTATCAGGGTCGCTGCCGCAAAAGCATCGTCGAAAAATCCGGGTTGCTTGTCCTCACGCCAGCGGTTCCAGTCGCTGGTGGATTTGGCAGGAGCAAGTGCTGCCGAAAAAACCGCCGCGCGTTTTTCAAGATCGCTATCGATAGCGCCGATCTGAACGACATCGTCTCGCATGATATCGAGCTTCTGCAACAGCATGTAGAGCCCGTATTGCGAATGGGTGCGGCTTGAAGGATCGGTAGGGTCCTCGGCAATAGCCTCCCATTGTCCCTCCGGCATCGTAAGATCGAGGCCCGGAAGCACGACGACGCCCTGGGGCAGGGAGGCGACAGAGGCGATAAGGTCTGCTGCTGCCGGAATTGAGCCCGTGGAGCCCGCAACGATGATCGGTCCGGTGTCCGGCAGGTTGGCAAGCCGGTTCGCCTCTGCCCTCAGGATACCGTTGCGATGTCGGCCTGCGGAAGTTCGATTGAGTTCGGCAAGACGGGCGGGCCAGAACACGCTGGCGATTTTCAGGAAATCCGCCGTCAGCTGCCACCATTGGGCGTGATCGCCGGTATCGAGATGCGCGAGCGCCTCCCATTCTTTTTCTTCCGTATCCATCGCATCGATCACTTCGCCAAGCGCGCGCGCCAGCCATATGGCGTCGGCAGGGCTGGCGGGGGCGACCAGTGGTGAGTCCGAATGGATGGCCCTGATGGCGTCCGGCAGGCTGTTGCGCCATGCCAGAATGAGGCGCGCCAGCTCGATTTGCCGGCCGGTGCCGGAAATCGGCGGCGCCAGATCCATGATCTCAGGATTTTCGATCTCGAAGAAGCCGCTGTCGTCATCGGTTTCGCCGAGCGGCCGGATCAGTGGCAAAATGGCGGAACGGCCGCCCAGAAGATCGACAAACTCTGAGCGCAGCACGCGGGCGGAGCGCCGGGTCGGAACATAGATCGTCACCTTGGCAAGCGAAAGCGGATCCGCAGGGTCATATTTATAGCCGGCTGTCAGTGTCCCGTCACACAGCGTTTCCGCGAGCGTTTTGAGGAACGGTGTTCCCGCAGCGATCGTCAGGACGCGCTTTGCGTGATGGGTCAAAGTCATGCAGAGCGCTTTTCCCTGTATTGCCGGATGATACTTTCGGCATCGTCTATCGCATCGGGAGTGCCGACGGTGATCCAGTGGCCATCCAGTGAAAGCCCGAAAAGCCGGTCTTTCTCGATGGCGCTGTCGAAATAGATATTCAGGTTGAAAGCATCCCCCGGCGCATCATCCAGCAGGTGCGAATCCATGGCAATGGCCCCGGCGTAAACCACCGGGTTCGTGTCCCCGTCGCGATACCGCGCCAGTCTACCATCCGACGAGAGGTTGAAATCCCTCTTGCCGTTATGACCGGTGGTACGGTCCATATCGACGCAGAGCATCGCCATATCCATGCGCGTGGCATCGAAGAATTGCGCAAGCTTGCGCAGGTTGCTGACGGCATTCAGCTGTTCGCCAATCCAGAAAAGATCGGCATTCATCACGAAGACGGGACCTGGCTCCAGAAGTTTCAGGCCCTTGGCAAGTCCGCCACCTGAATTCATCAGCTGCGACCGCTCGTCGGAAATCAGGATTTCGGCGTCGGTACGGGTTTCAAGATGGGCGATCATCTGATCGGCATGGTGATGGACGTTGACGACGATCTTCTCGGCGCCGGCCTCGACAAGGGCGTCGAGCGCGTAGTCGATCATCGGTTTGCCGGCGATCTTGACGAGCGGTTTCGGGATCGTATCCGTGATCGGGCGCATCCGGGTGCCGAGCCCGGCGGCCAGCACCATCGCGTTCTTGATCGTCATCGTGGTCAACCGTCTTTCAGTCTTTAAAATTCCATGCCCATATGGACGCACCAGTCTTTGAGCGGTGCAAGTTCGGGATGCGAAAGCGCTGCGGAAAGATAGCGAAACGTCCTTGGCATATGTTTCATATAACCGGGTTTGCCATCGCGTTCCAACAGCCTTACCCAGATACCGGCCAGTTTGCAGTTGCGCTGCGCCGACATGATGGCGAAAGCCTTGAGAAAGGACGCCTCATCGAAGGACGGCTCGTCTCGTCTAATGTCGAGATAGTGCGAAAGCAGGCGTTCCTGCAGTTCGGGCGAAATGGTAACCCGCGCATCCTGCACGATGGAGGCGAGATCGTAGGCCGTCGGGCCGATCATCGCGTCTTGAAAATCGATCAGTCCGACTTGCCGGATGCCTGCATTATGCTCTTGCCAGAGAATGTTGGGCGAATGGAAATCGCGCAGAAGTAGCCCGCTTTCGCAGCCACTGAGCGCGTCTATCAGGCCGTCCCAGAGAGCATAATAGTCACGCTTCTCGGTATCGGACAGTGATTTGCCGCGTTTGTGGGGCAGATACCATTCCACCAGCAGCGACACCTCGATCTTCATCGCCGGTCGATCGAAAGGAGGCACTTCGTAGGTGCTGCCGTCACCGACCAGCAGCTTGCGCGGTGCCGGAGATTTGTGAAGGGCGGCGAGGCAGGCGACGCTTTGCAGATAACGTTCCTCTATCGGCGTTCCGTCAAGCGCAAGCACCCCATCCCGCCCGAGGTCCTCCAGGAGGAGAATGCCCTGATCGGTATCCGCCGCCAGTATTTCAGGCGCGCAAAAGCCGCTATTTCGCAGATAATTGCCGATCGCCACGAAGGAACGGGCATCCTGGGCAAGATGGGCGATTTCCGCATAGGTCTTGCCATCAGCAACGATCGCACCTCTCAAAGGGCGTCGCCAGTCCATCAGGATAAGGTCCGGACCATCGGTGGAAATGATCTCATAGGCGCGTGTGGAAGCATCGCCGCTTAGGAAATGGCGGGTCGCATCGCCCTTGCCATTTTTCGCAAGAAAATCGCGAATGGCAAAAACGCGCTCAAGCCGTGCTTTCTGTTTCGCGGGAGCATCGATTACAGCCCGACGCCCGTCACCGGAGTGCTCCAGCCGCAGGCTGATGGTCTGGTTTGGCGGTAGGATGTCGGCGGCAATATCAGGCCACTCGATCAGGCAGATACCGTCTTCCAGCATCTCGTCGATGCCGAGTTCGTCCAGTTCCGAGACGTCAGACAGTCGGTACAGATCAAGATGGGCAACGGGAATACGTGTTGGATAGGTCTGGATGATCGTGAATGTGGGGCTTGGAACTTCAAGATCAGGTGCATCCGCCATCGCCCGGATGAAGGCGCGGGCGAGAGTGGATTTGCCCGCGCCGAGATCTCCGATCAGCGCGAGGCAATCGCCAGCTCCCAAAGCCAGCGCCAGATCTTCGCCTAACCGGATGGTGTCCTTCTCCCCATTAAGGGAAAGGGTGATCGGCAGGATATCGTCACTCATTCTGCGGCGATGGAATGCGGGTGCACGCCCGAAGGAATGCGGCAGGTGACGATGGTGCCGTTGCCGGGCCGGCTGTCGATGCTGACAGTGCCGTGATGGAGGCTGA
This region of Agrobacterium tumefaciens genomic DNA includes:
- the addB gene encoding double-strand break repair protein AddB, which produces MTLTHHAKRVLTIAAGTPFLKTLAETLCDGTLTAGYKYDPADPLSLAKVTIYVPTRRSARVLRSEFVDLLGGRSAILPLIRPLGETDDDSGFFEIENPEIMDLAPPISGTGRQIELARLILAWRNSLPDAIRAIHSDSPLVAPASPADAIWLARALGEVIDAMDTEEKEWEALAHLDTGDHAQWWQLTADFLKIASVFWPARLAELNRTSAGRHRNGILRAEANRLANLPDTGPIIVAGSTGSIPAAADLIASVASLPQGVVVLPGLDLTMPEGQWEAIAEDPTDPSSRTHSQYGLYMLLQKLDIMRDDVVQIGAIDSDLEKRAAVFSAALAPAKSTSDWNRWREDKQPGFFDDAFAAATLIEAANEREEATAIAVALRLALEAPGAGRPSQAALITPDRGLARRVATELQRFGIEADDSAGTPLSATPQAGLTQLALEAILRSGDPVPVISLLKHPLSRFGLSLEAYTKASKALELIALRGGRVETEIGNLEAVLDAQLAAQRDDRHPPAWRLALPEGSVDAARDLARRIAVSTEPLGSAFVRRDRSGRSFTDKLPLSDWAERTGRVIEAICADDNNDLATLWSGEAGDKLSGLFGELMESGEILDADGPQWADIFAALVAGESIKPRSMRHPRIFIFGALEARLQSVDTVVIGGLNEGLWPGQTANNPFLSRNMKTAIGLEPPERRIGQLAHDFEMANGTRQIFYSRALRQGSTPAVASRWLQRLLALGGEDFADQLKKRGETYRHWAALMDASIDQEAAKRPAPKPPADLQPKSYSFSEVGRLRRDPYSIYARRILKLNPLDGFNRDPNAADRGTLYHAIIERYSREGHIPGTPASLEAMQRILDESFDAEDLPAHVDVIWRPRFEAVARAFIDWEKERHPSIRRSFFEARAGQEIPEAGIRLTGIADRIDIKTGGQADIIDYKTGLAPSVNQARALLDPQLALEAAALMRGAFREAGSQTPENLIYVRLRPGTRFFADQVNNEHSNRGGKKAPKSAIELATESIDQLAKFVRSLRDGENGFASRLVPEEQQSYGGEYDHLARVSEWSTAEPGDGDDD
- a CDS encoding nucleotidyltransferase family protein, whose protein sequence is MTIKNAMVLAAGLGTRMRPITDTIPKPLVKIAGKPMIDYALDALVEAGAEKIVVNVHHHADQMIAHLETRTDAEILISDERSQLMNSGGGLAKGLKLLEPGPVFVMNADLFWIGEQLNAVSNLRKLAQFFDATRMDMAMLCVDMDRTTGHNGKRDFNLSSDGRLARYRDGDTNPVVYAGAIAMDSHLLDDAPGDAFNLNIYFDSAIEKDRLFGLSLDGHWITVGTPDAIDDAESIIRQYREKRSA
- the tsaE gene encoding tRNA (adenosine(37)-N6)-threonylcarbamoyltransferase complex ATPase subunit type 1 TsaE, which encodes MSDDILPITLSLNGEKDTIRLGEDLALALGAGDCLALIGDLGAGKSTLARAFIRAMADAPDLEVPSPTFTIIQTYPTRIPVAHLDLYRLSDVSELDELGIDEMLEDGICLIEWPDIAADILPPNQTISLRLEHSGDGRRAVIDAPAKQKARLERVFAIRDFLAKNGKGDATRHFLSGDASTRAYEIISTDGPDLILMDWRRPLRGAIVADGKTYAEIAHLAQDARSFVAIGNYLRNSGFCAPEILAADTDQGILLLEDLGRDGVLALDGTPIEERYLQSVACLAALHKSPAPRKLLVGDGSTYEVPPFDRPAMKIEVSLLVEWYLPHKRGKSLSDTEKRDYYALWDGLIDALSGCESGLLLRDFHSPNILWQEHNAGIRQVGLIDFQDAMIGPTAYDLASIVQDARVTISPELQERLLSHYLDIRRDEPSFDEASFLKAFAIMSAQRNCKLAGIWVRLLERDGKPGYMKHMPRTFRYLSAALSHPELAPLKDWCVHMGMEF